Proteins from a single region of Streptomyces sp. TN58:
- a CDS encoding amidohydrolase has product MLCTRLTNARFLTMDPDHPVARELGIWRGRIVGLDGAVAALPAREVVDLQGATVLPGFIDAHVHLPWTGFKENTPSMAGRTRIEDALAVVAEAVARKDAPGSWVSVVGYDQRALGRHLTASELDGVSRGHKLYVLHDSGHGCVVNTAVLDLLPADVPHEDGFLTEGAMGAARALRLPYSQEELAEAIGRAARTCLAEGITACAEAGIGGALFGHTPVELGAYQLAREKGLLPLRVQLMVSADRLRPAGAHEADGIPRALDLGLRTGFGDDWLSVGALKVFTDGGMMARTAALSAPYEGLDHAGQLQDDPDVLARTIVDGHLAGWQLAVHAIGDRAADVALDALEEAQRLRPRPDARHRIEHAGLIRPDQLPRFARLGVSAVVQPNFLRSFGDDYAAVMGEERAPWLYRGRGFLDHGITLVGSSDRPVTDGSPLRAVQFMVERACESGRRIGPAEAITVDEALHAYTVAGAHACRWEDTAGSLTPGKRADLTVLGDDPRRVDVSRIGGIDVVATYVDGREAGKPRH; this is encoded by the coding sequence ATGCTCTGCACCCGGCTGACCAACGCCCGCTTCCTCACCATGGACCCGGACCACCCGGTCGCCCGCGAACTCGGCATCTGGCGGGGCCGGATCGTCGGCCTGGACGGCGCGGTCGCCGCCCTGCCCGCCCGCGAGGTGGTCGACCTCCAGGGGGCCACCGTGCTCCCCGGGTTCATCGACGCCCATGTGCACCTGCCCTGGACCGGTTTCAAGGAGAACACCCCCAGCATGGCCGGCCGCACCCGGATCGAGGACGCCCTCGCCGTCGTGGCCGAGGCGGTCGCCCGCAAGGACGCGCCCGGATCCTGGGTGAGCGTCGTCGGCTACGACCAGCGGGCGCTGGGCCGCCACCTGACCGCCTCGGAGCTCGACGGGGTCAGCCGGGGCCACAAGCTGTACGTGCTCCACGACTCCGGGCACGGCTGCGTCGTCAACACCGCCGTCCTCGACCTGCTGCCCGCGGACGTCCCGCACGAGGACGGCTTCCTCACCGAGGGCGCCATGGGAGCCGCCCGCGCCCTACGACTGCCCTACTCCCAGGAGGAGTTGGCCGAGGCCATCGGGCGCGCCGCCCGCACCTGTCTGGCCGAGGGCATCACCGCCTGCGCCGAGGCGGGCATCGGTGGCGCCCTCTTCGGGCACACCCCGGTCGAACTCGGCGCCTACCAACTCGCCCGCGAGAAGGGCCTGCTGCCGCTACGCGTCCAGCTGATGGTCTCCGCCGACCGGCTGCGTCCGGCCGGCGCACACGAGGCCGACGGCATCCCCAGGGCGCTCGATCTCGGCCTGCGCACCGGATTCGGCGACGACTGGCTGTCCGTGGGCGCGCTCAAGGTCTTCACCGACGGCGGGATGATGGCCCGCACCGCAGCCCTCAGCGCCCCGTACGAAGGCCTGGACCATGCCGGCCAGTTGCAGGACGACCCCGACGTCCTCGCCCGGACGATCGTCGACGGCCACCTCGCCGGCTGGCAGCTCGCCGTGCACGCCATCGGCGACCGGGCCGCCGACGTGGCCCTGGACGCCCTGGAGGAGGCCCAGCGCCTGCGGCCCCGGCCCGACGCCCGGCACCGCATCGAGCACGCCGGCCTGATCCGCCCCGACCAGCTCCCGCGCTTCGCGCGGCTGGGCGTCAGCGCCGTGGTACAGCCCAACTTCCTGCGAAGCTTCGGCGACGACTACGCGGCCGTCATGGGCGAGGAGCGGGCCCCCTGGCTCTACCGCGGCCGGGGCTTCCTGGACCACGGCATCACCCTGGTCGGCAGCTCCGACCGCCCGGTCACGGACGGCTCCCCGCTGCGCGCCGTCCAGTTCATGGTCGAGCGCGCCTGCGAGTCCGGCCGCCGGATCGGCCCGGCCGAGGCGATCACCGTCGACGAGGCCCTCCACGCCTACACGGTCGCGGGCGCCCACGCCTGCCGCTGGGAGGACACCGCAGGCAGCCTCACCCCGGGCAAGCGCGCCGACCTGACCGTCCTGGGCGACGACCCGCGGCGCGTGGACGTATCGCGCATCGGCGGCATCGACGTGGTGGCGACGTACGTCGACGGCCGCGAGGCCGGCAAACCGCGGCACTAG
- a CDS encoding MbtH family protein encodes MSTNPFDDDEGRFLVLVNDEGQHSLWPSFADVPGGWTIALGENTRAACLDFVEANWTDLRPRSLARTADA; translated from the coding sequence GTGAGCACCAACCCCTTCGACGACGACGAGGGCCGCTTCCTCGTCCTGGTGAACGACGAGGGCCAGCACTCGCTCTGGCCGTCCTTCGCCGACGTGCCCGGCGGATGGACGATCGCCCTGGGCGAGAACACCCGGGCGGCGTGCCTGGACTTCGTCGAGGCGAACTGGACCGATCTGCGGCCCCGGTCCCTCGCCCGGACGGCGGACGCCTGA
- a CDS encoding helix-turn-helix transcriptional regulator yields MENEHAGSRRNQWTFLTNHARVLIAIARDPGIRLRDIAAGCDLTERTVQGIVTDLETDGYLTRTRDGRRNRYAIAPGARFRHPAEAGREIAGLLAYLAGPSAAPAAPGPGPADGVPDDRALPLV; encoded by the coding sequence GTGGAGAACGAGCACGCGGGTTCCCGTCGGAACCAATGGACCTTTCTGACGAACCACGCCCGGGTCCTGATCGCCATCGCGCGCGACCCGGGGATCCGGCTGCGCGACATCGCGGCGGGCTGCGACCTCACCGAGCGCACCGTGCAGGGGATCGTCACCGACCTGGAGACGGACGGGTACCTCACCCGGACCCGTGACGGGCGGCGCAACCGCTACGCCATAGCCCCCGGCGCGCGCTTCCGGCACCCGGCGGAGGCCGGCCGTGAGATCGCCGGCCTCCTGGCCTACCTCGCGGGGCCGTCCGCCGCCCCGGCGGCGCCTGGCCCCGGCCCGGCGGACGGCGTCCCGGACGACAGGGCCCTCCCGCTGGTGTGA
- a CDS encoding SH3 domain-containing protein produces the protein MNKSVLMCVLAAGLALGPMGGAGWAAPQPGAAPAAAAPRAAYPVGEVVSDAPLHVRARPTVYSGVVKSLRPGQRVLLRCQARGGWVDGNPLWYRLQGANGWVSARFVHDHQPVRPC, from the coding sequence ATGAACAAGTCCGTACTGATGTGTGTGCTGGCCGCAGGGCTGGCGCTCGGCCCGATGGGCGGCGCCGGGTGGGCCGCCCCGCAGCCTGGGGCCGCGCCGGCCGCCGCCGCGCCCCGGGCCGCGTACCCGGTGGGCGAGGTGGTCTCGGACGCGCCGCTCCACGTACGCGCGAGGCCGACGGTCTACTCCGGGGTCGTCAAGTCGCTGCGCCCCGGTCAGCGGGTGCTCCTCAGGTGCCAGGCGCGCGGCGGATGGGTGGACGGCAACCCCCTCTGGTACCGCCTCCAGGGCGCCAACGGCTGGGTCTCGGCCCGCTTCGTCCACGACCACCAGCCCGTCCGCCCCTGCTGA
- a CDS encoding SsgA family sporulation/cell division regulator, with the protein MDHRPHVPEQDLTWTTEIHQVRTRLRFPLRATFRWSSESPLEVEVAFHPVGADDVTWVIGRDLLARGLRTLAGTGEVRIRPCAGPGRQGQVLLRLGAEPPYALFLLDRAGLESWLDRTWAGVPPGREAEHLDWGFFEGLLADR; encoded by the coding sequence ATGGACCACCGGCCCCACGTCCCCGAGCAGGACCTGACCTGGACGACCGAGATCCACCAGGTGCGGACCCGGCTGCGCTTCCCCCTGCGGGCCACGTTCCGCTGGTCGTCCGAGAGCCCGCTGGAGGTCGAGGTCGCCTTCCACCCGGTGGGGGCCGACGACGTGACCTGGGTGATCGGCCGCGACCTCCTCGCCAGGGGCCTGCGCACCCTGGCGGGAACGGGAGAGGTCCGGATCCGGCCGTGCGCCGGCCCGGGCCGCCAGGGGCAGGTCCTCCTGCGGCTGGGGGCCGAGCCGCCGTACGCCCTCTTCCTGCTGGACCGGGCGGGGCTGGAGTCCTGGCTGGACAGGACATGGGCGGGGGTCCCGCCCGGCCGCGAGGCGGAGCACCTGGACTGGGGATTCTTCGAGGGCCTGCTCGCGGACCGGTAG
- a CDS encoding alpha/beta hydrolase-fold protein, with amino-acid sequence MRLPDTVPGQGADAQGEFAPYGLPGEPGSEEFWAAAAGPASVPAGDGGWVTLFLWRGSPASVVFESWSHPVALRRWADTDCWYAQVRMPARLRVTYRFLAQGAECPDPFNPAGAGGDRSLAATPDVPAQPYWPALGADPVLPLPSTRVRWTSGRLGGRRTVRVHPAGGGGPLVLLLDGDDWLYLHPAMTAFDAAVAAGGMPPATLVFLPTRDREAEFGCRPELWEAVREELLPLVVRTGLPVDADRLVVAGQSLGGLSAMYAALEFPDLVSRVACQSPSFWWAPGAADLADPLGGPLGGAVAARLRERADLSGLRVAFDVGEHETRMLPHCALVETLAARAGAAVRVSRSPSAHDRAGWRHALLRDVAWALG; translated from the coding sequence ATGCGCCTGCCCGACACCGTCCCCGGCCAAGGCGCGGATGCGCAGGGCGAGTTCGCCCCGTACGGACTGCCCGGCGAACCCGGGTCGGAGGAGTTCTGGGCGGCTGCGGCAGGCCCGGCGTCCGTCCCCGCCGGGGACGGCGGGTGGGTGACGCTGTTCCTGTGGCGCGGCTCCCCGGCGAGTGTCGTCTTCGAGAGCTGGTCGCATCCGGTGGCGCTGCGCCGGTGGGCGGACACCGACTGCTGGTACGCACAGGTCCGCATGCCGGCGCGGCTGCGGGTCACGTACCGGTTCCTCGCGCAGGGCGCGGAGTGCCCCGACCCGTTCAACCCGGCCGGTGCGGGCGGTGACCGGTCCCTCGCCGCGACCCCGGACGTCCCCGCCCAGCCGTACTGGCCCGCCCTCGGCGCCGACCCGGTGCTTCCGCTTCCGTCCACCCGGGTCCGCTGGACGAGCGGGCGCCTGGGCGGGCGGCGCACCGTACGGGTCCATCCGGCGGGCGGGGGCGGCCCGTTGGTGCTGCTCCTCGACGGCGACGACTGGCTGTACCTGCATCCGGCCATGACGGCGTTCGACGCGGCCGTCGCGGCGGGCGGGATGCCTCCCGCCACCCTGGTCTTCCTGCCGACGAGGGACCGGGAGGCCGAGTTCGGATGCCGGCCCGAGCTGTGGGAGGCGGTACGGGAGGAACTGCTGCCGCTGGTGGTGCGGACGGGCCTGCCGGTGGACGCGGACCGCCTGGTGGTCGCCGGGCAGAGCCTGGGCGGACTGAGCGCCATGTACGCGGCTCTGGAGTTCCCGGACCTGGTGTCGCGGGTCGCCTGCCAGTCCCCGTCGTTCTGGTGGGCGCCCGGCGCCGCGGACCTGGCGGACCCGCTGGGCGGTCCGCTCGGCGGCGCCGTCGCGGCGCGGCTGCGCGAGCGCGCCGACCTGTCGGGACTGCGGGTCGCCTTCGACGTGGGGGAACACGAGACGCGGATGCTGCCCCACTGCGCACTGGTCGAGACCTTGGCCGCCCGGGCGGGCGCGGCCGTACGCGTGTCGCGCTCGCCCTCCGCCCACGACCGGGCGGGCTGGCGCCACGCCCTGCTGCGGGACGTGGCGTGGGCCCTGGGGTGA
- a CDS encoding SigB/SigF/SigG family RNA polymerase sigma factor, with translation MTATTEATTSATPPTTDRTPADGAAEGPALSGLPEVPCPRELSTVDARQLTRVFFERLRSLEEGTREYQYVRGTLIEMNISLVNFAARPFRDRPGGPENEDIVQVGIIGLIKAIDRYDPERNTQFTTLALPYITGEIKRHFRDATWAVRVPRRLQEQRLLLAKATEELTSETDHAPTPAELAAHLGLTEDEVREGLVAANAYSTQSLDAPQTEAGGTGAAAGGQSARSLAETVGGLDPALEAVEDRQALGPLLAGLDERSTRILELRFGQEMTQAEIGEEVGLSQMHVSRLLTRTLENLREEMLRD, from the coding sequence ATGACGGCCACGACCGAGGCCACCACCTCGGCGACGCCTCCCACGACGGACCGAACCCCCGCCGACGGCGCCGCGGAGGGCCCCGCGCTCAGCGGGCTGCCCGAGGTGCCCTGCCCGCGGGAACTGTCGACCGTCGACGCCCGGCAGCTGACCCGGGTGTTCTTCGAGCGGCTGCGGAGCCTGGAGGAAGGCACCCGCGAGTACCAGTACGTGCGCGGCACGCTGATCGAGATGAACATCTCACTGGTGAACTTCGCAGCCCGCCCGTTCCGTGACCGTCCCGGCGGACCCGAGAACGAGGACATCGTCCAGGTCGGCATCATCGGCCTCATCAAGGCCATCGACCGCTACGACCCGGAACGCAACACCCAGTTCACGACGCTCGCCCTGCCCTACATCACCGGGGAGATCAAGCGCCACTTCCGCGACGCGACCTGGGCCGTGCGGGTCCCGCGCCGGCTCCAGGAGCAGCGCCTGCTGCTCGCGAAGGCCACGGAGGAGCTGACCTCCGAGACGGACCACGCGCCCACCCCGGCGGAACTGGCCGCCCACCTGGGCCTCACCGAGGACGAGGTCCGCGAGGGCCTGGTGGCGGCGAACGCCTACTCCACCCAGTCCCTCGACGCACCCCAGACCGAAGCCGGCGGCACCGGTGCCGCGGCGGGCGGCCAGTCCGCCCGCTCCCTCGCCGAGACCGTCGGCGGCCTCGACCCCGCGCTGGAGGCCGTCGAGGACCGCCAGGCCCTCGGGCCCCTGCTCGCCGGCCTCGACGAGCGCAGCACCCGCATCCTGGAGCTGCGCTTCGGCCAGGAGATGACCCAGGCGGAGATCGGCGAGGAGGTCGGCCTCTCCCAGATGCACGTCTCCCGCCTGCTCACCCGCACCCTGGAGAACCTGCGCGAGGAGATGCTGCGCGACTGA